In Pseudomonas sp. MM213, a genomic segment contains:
- the hscA gene encoding Fe-S protein assembly chaperone HscA has translation MALLQIAEPGQSPQPHQRRLAVGIDLGTTNSLVAALRSGLSEPLADADGQVILPSAVRYHADRVEVGESAKLAAATDPLNTVLSVKRLMGRGLSDVKQLGEQLPYRFVGGESHMPFIETIQGPKSPVEVSADILKVLRQRAEATLGGELVGAVITVPAYFDDAQRQATKDAAKLAGLNVLRLLNEPTAAAVAYGLDQHAEGLVAIYDLGGGTFDISILRLTGGVFEVLATGGDSALGGDDFDHAIAGWIIESAGLSADLDPGAQRNLLQTACAAKEALTNVAAVEVAYGDWKAELTREAFNALIEPMVARSLKACRRAVRDSGVELEDVHAVVMVGGSTRVPRVREAVAEAFGRQPLTEIDPDQVVAIGAAIQADTLAGNKRDGGELLLLDVIPLSLGLETMGGLMEKVIPRNTTIPVARAQDFTTYKDGQSAMAIHVLQGERELISDCRSLARFELRGIPAMVAGAAKIRVTFQVDADGLLSVSARELGSGVEASIQVKPSYGLTDGEIAKMLKDSFQHANDDKVARVLREQQVDAQRLIEAVQAALEADGERLLDAEERMVIELQMQELTELMKGTDGYAIEQQTKRLSQVTDAFAARRLDSTVKAALAGRNLNEIEDN, from the coding sequence ATGGCCCTACTGCAGATCGCCGAACCCGGCCAAAGTCCTCAACCGCACCAGCGTCGTCTGGCTGTGGGGATCGACTTGGGCACTACCAATTCGCTGGTCGCTGCATTGCGCAGTGGTCTTTCCGAGCCTCTGGCCGACGCTGACGGGCAGGTCATCCTGCCGTCCGCCGTGCGTTACCACGCCGATCGCGTCGAAGTGGGCGAGTCGGCCAAGCTGGCTGCCGCTACCGATCCGTTGAACACCGTGCTGTCGGTCAAGCGCTTGATGGGTCGTGGTCTGTCCGACGTCAAGCAATTGGGCGAGCAACTGCCGTACCGCTTTGTCGGCGGCGAGTCGCACATGCCGTTCATCGAAACCATTCAGGGGCCGAAAAGCCCGGTCGAAGTCTCCGCCGATATCCTCAAGGTATTGCGTCAGCGCGCTGAAGCGACATTGGGTGGCGAACTGGTGGGTGCGGTGATCACCGTTCCGGCCTATTTCGACGATGCTCAGCGTCAAGCCACCAAGGACGCGGCCAAACTGGCCGGCCTCAACGTGCTGCGTTTGCTCAATGAGCCGACCGCCGCTGCCGTGGCTTACGGTCTGGATCAACATGCTGAAGGCCTGGTCGCGATTTATGACCTGGGCGGCGGCACCTTCGATATTTCGATTCTGCGCCTGACCGGCGGTGTGTTCGAAGTGCTGGCCACCGGTGGCGACAGCGCCCTGGGCGGCGATGACTTCGATCATGCGATTGCCGGCTGGATCATCGAGAGCGCCGGTTTGTCCGCCGATCTCGATCCGGGTGCGCAACGTAACCTGCTGCAAACTGCCTGCGCGGCCAAAGAAGCGCTGACCAATGTTGCGGCCGTTGAAGTCGCTTATGGCGACTGGAAAGCCGAGCTGACTCGCGAAGCGTTCAATGCGCTGATCGAGCCGATGGTTGCTCGCAGCCTGAAAGCCTGCCGTCGCGCGGTGCGTGATTCCGGCGTCGAGCTGGAAGACGTGCACGCGGTGGTCATGGTCGGCGGTTCGACCCGTGTGCCTCGCGTTCGTGAAGCCGTCGCCGAAGCCTTCGGTCGCCAACCGCTGACTGAAATCGACCCGGATCAAGTGGTGGCCATCGGTGCCGCGATCCAGGCCGATACGCTGGCCGGCAACAAGCGCGATGGCGGCGAACTGCTGTTGCTCGACGTGATTCCGTTGTCCCTGGGGCTGGAAACCATGGGCGGCCTGATGGAGAAGGTGATTCCGCGCAACACCACCATTCCCGTCGCTCGTGCCCAGGATTTCACCACGTACAAAGATGGCCAGTCGGCCATGGCGATCCACGTGTTGCAGGGGGAGCGCGAGCTGATCAGCGACTGCCGTTCCCTGGCACGCTTCGAGTTGCGCGGTATTCCGGCGATGGTCGCCGGTGCAGCTAAGATCCGCGTGACCTTCCAGGTCGATGCCGACGGTCTGCTCAGCGTCTCGGCCCGTGAGTTGGGTTCGGGTGTTGAAGCAAGCATTCAGGTCAAGCCGTCCTACGGCCTGACCGACGGCGAAATCGCCAAGATGCTCAAGGATTCGTTCCAGCACGCCAACGACGACAAGGTCGCCCGTGTGCTGCGTGAGCAGCAGGTCGATGCCCAGCGTCTGATCGAAGCGGTGCAAGCCGCTCTCGAAGCCGACGGCGAGCGTTTGCTCGACGCCGAGGAGCGCATGGTCATCGAATTGCAGATGCAGGAACTGACCGAACTGATGAAAGGTACAGATGGTTACGCCATCGAGCAGCAGACCAAGCGTCTGTCGCAAGTCACCGACGCCTTTGCTGCCCGCCGCCTGGACTCGACGGTGAAAGCCGCGCTGGCGGGGCGCAATCTGAATGAAATCGAGGATAACTGA
- the fdx gene encoding ISC system 2Fe-2S type ferredoxin, giving the protein MPQVIFLPHEKFCPEGMVVEAEPGTSILELAHEHHIEMESACGGVCACTTCHCIVREGFDSLEEADELEEDFLDRAWGLEAQSRLACQAIVGTEDLTIEIPKYSLNHAAEAPH; this is encoded by the coding sequence ATGCCGCAGGTCATTTTTCTGCCACACGAGAAGTTTTGCCCGGAAGGCATGGTGGTCGAGGCTGAGCCCGGTACATCGATTCTCGAACTGGCCCATGAGCACCACATCGAGATGGAAAGTGCCTGTGGCGGCGTTTGCGCCTGTACCACTTGTCACTGCATCGTTCGAGAAGGGTTTGATTCGCTGGAAGAAGCGGATGAACTGGAAGAAGATTTCCTCGATCGTGCCTGGGGTCTGGAAGCTCAATCGCGTCTGGCCTGCCAGGCGATCGTCGGGACTGAAGACCTGACCATCGAGATTCCGAAGTATTCGCTCAACCACGCCGCCGAAGCGCCGCACTGA
- the iscX gene encoding Fe-S cluster assembly protein IscX — MSLKWTDVLEIAIQLAESKPDVDPLSVNFVDLRKWVMELPEFDDLPEHCGEKILEAIQAHWIEERD; from the coding sequence ATGAGTCTCAAGTGGACTGATGTGCTGGAAATCGCAATCCAGCTGGCTGAAAGCAAGCCCGATGTTGACCCTTTGTCGGTCAACTTCGTCGATCTGCGCAAGTGGGTGATGGAATTGCCCGAGTTCGACGACCTGCCTGAGCATTGTGGCGAAAAGATCCTCGAGGCCATTCAGGCCCACTGGATCGAAGAACGCGACTGA
- the ndk gene encoding nucleoside-diphosphate kinase produces MAVQRTFSIIKPDAVAKNVIGEITTRFEKAGLRVVASKLKQLSKAEAEGFYAEHSARGFFGDLVAFMISGPVVVQVLEGENAIALNRELMGATNPKEAAAGTIRADFADSIDANAVHGSDSEAAAAREISYFFAATEVTTR; encoded by the coding sequence ATGGCTGTTCAACGTACTTTCTCCATCATCAAGCCTGACGCTGTTGCTAAAAACGTCATCGGCGAGATCACCACTCGTTTCGAAAAAGCAGGCCTGCGCGTTGTAGCTTCGAAACTGAAGCAACTGTCCAAAGCCGAAGCTGAAGGCTTCTACGCTGAGCACAGCGCTCGTGGTTTCTTCGGCGACCTGGTTGCTTTCATGATCTCCGGTCCTGTTGTTGTTCAGGTTCTGGAAGGCGAAAACGCTATCGCTCTGAACCGTGAGCTGATGGGCGCTACCAACCCTAAAGAAGCTGCTGCCGGCACCATCCGTGCTGACTTCGCTGATTCCATCGACGCCAACGCTGTACACGGTTCGGACTCCGAAGCCGCTGCTGCTCGCGAAATCTCGTACTTCTTCGCAGCTACTGAAGTAACCACTCGCTAA
- the rlmN gene encoding 23S rRNA (adenine(2503)-C(2))-methyltransferase RlmN produces the protein MTTSTVKTNLLGLTQQEMEKFFDSIGEKRFRAGQVMKWIHHLGVDDFDAMTNVSKALRDKLKAIAEVRGPEVVSEDISTDGTRKWVVRVASGSCVETVYIPQGKRGTLCVSSQAGCALDCSFCSTGKQGFNSNLTAAEVIGQVWIANKSFGSIPATADRAITNVVMMGMGEPLLNFDNVVAAMHLMMDDLGYGISKRRVTLSTSGVVPMIDELSKHIDVSLALSLHAPNDALRNQLVPINKKYPLKMLLESCQRYMSSLGEKRVLTIEYTLLKDINDKVEHAVEMIELLKNIPCKINLIPFNPFPHSGYERPSNNAIRRFQDQLHHAGFNVTVRTTRGEDIDAACGQLVGQVLDRTRRSERYIAVRELSADNDMASNAAK, from the coding sequence ATGACTACATCGACTGTAAAAACCAACCTGCTGGGTCTGACTCAACAGGAAATGGAAAAATTCTTCGACTCAATCGGGGAGAAGCGTTTCCGTGCCGGTCAGGTAATGAAATGGATTCACCACCTTGGCGTCGATGATTTCGACGCCATGACGAACGTCAGCAAGGCCCTGCGCGACAAGCTCAAGGCCATTGCCGAAGTTCGCGGTCCTGAAGTCGTCAGCGAGGACATTTCCACCGACGGCACCCGTAAATGGGTGGTGCGCGTGGCGTCCGGCAGCTGCGTCGAGACCGTTTACATTCCCCAGGGCAAACGCGGCACTCTGTGCGTTTCGTCCCAGGCAGGCTGTGCCCTGGATTGCAGTTTCTGCTCCACCGGCAAGCAAGGTTTCAACAGCAACCTCACCGCCGCCGAAGTCATCGGCCAGGTGTGGATTGCCAATAAATCGTTCGGCAGCATCCCGGCGACCGCCGACCGTGCCATCACCAACGTGGTGATGATGGGCATGGGCGAGCCGCTGCTGAACTTCGACAACGTCGTTGCGGCCATGCATCTGATGATGGACGACCTGGGTTATGGCATTTCCAAGCGCCGTGTGACCCTGTCGACCTCCGGCGTGGTGCCGATGATCGATGAGCTGTCCAAGCACATCGACGTCTCCCTGGCGTTGTCCCTGCACGCACCGAATGACGCATTGCGTAACCAATTGGTGCCGATCAACAAGAAATATCCGCTTAAGATGCTGCTCGAGTCGTGCCAGCGCTACATGTCGTCCCTGGGCGAAAAACGCGTGCTGACCATCGAGTACACCTTGCTCAAGGACATCAACGACAAGGTTGAACATGCCGTTGAGATGATCGAGCTGCTCAAGAACATCCCGTGCAAGATCAACCTGATTCCGTTCAACCCGTTCCCGCATTCCGGTTACGAGCGTCCGAGCAACAATGCGATTCGTCGTTTCCAGGATCAGCTTCACCATGCAGGTTTCAATGTCACCGTGCGCACCACTCGCGGTGAAGACATCGATGCCGCGTGTGGCCAATTGGTAGGGCAGGTGCTGGATCGCACCCGTCGCAGTGAACGTTATATCGCCGTGCGCGAGTTGAGCGCCGACAACGATATGGCTTCGAACGCTGCGAAATAA
- the pilW gene encoding type IV pilus biogenesis/stability protein PilW, producing MSLRFALLLLLASLCTGCVLSGDFNPMKTSKGRDEARVAYVQLGLGYLQQGMTERAKIPLKKALELDGSDPDANAALGLVFQAEMEPELADEHFRKALSSRPNDARILNNYGSFLFEQKRYKEAYERFEQAAADTLYPERSRVFENLGMTASRLGQRDLAQQQLEKALRLNRQQPRALLEMAELSYEDRHYVPARDYYDRFSLLTEQNARSLLLGVRLAKVFEDRDKAASYGLQLKRLYPGTPEYQQYLSEQ from the coding sequence ATGTCCCTGCGCTTTGCGCTGCTTTTGCTGTTGGCCAGTCTTTGTACTGGCTGCGTCCTGTCGGGCGATTTCAATCCGATGAAGACCAGCAAGGGCCGCGATGAAGCGCGAGTTGCCTACGTGCAACTGGGCTTGGGCTATTTGCAGCAAGGCATGACCGAACGCGCCAAGATCCCGCTGAAAAAGGCCTTGGAGCTGGACGGTTCGGATCCTGACGCCAATGCCGCATTGGGTCTGGTGTTTCAGGCCGAGATGGAGCCGGAGCTGGCGGATGAGCACTTTCGCAAGGCGCTATCTTCCCGCCCCAACGATGCCCGTATCCTGAATAATTACGGCAGTTTTCTTTTCGAACAGAAACGTTACAAAGAGGCTTACGAGCGCTTCGAGCAAGCCGCTGCCGATACCCTGTATCCTGAGCGTTCGCGAGTGTTCGAGAACCTGGGCATGACCGCTTCCAGGCTTGGTCAGCGTGATCTGGCCCAGCAGCAGCTGGAAAAAGCTTTGCGTTTGAACCGTCAGCAACCCCGTGCATTGCTGGAAATGGCTGAGTTGTCTTACGAAGACAGGCATTATGTGCCCGCGCGTGACTATTACGACCGTTTTAGCCTGCTCACCGAGCAAAATGCACGTAGTCTATTGCTCGGCGTTCGGCTGGCAAAAGTGTTCGAAGATCGCGACAAGGCAGCCAGTTATGGCCTGCAACTAAAACGACTCTATCCCGGTACGCCGGAATATCAGCAATACCTGTCGGAGCAATGA
- a CDS encoding RodZ domain-containing protein, protein MKAAHPEVVAANRVNPGETLRQARESNGWSLAEVALKLNLTVNSLSNLEAGAFDKLPGHTFARGYIRAYAKLLGMDQTVLVQQFDQSTGTDSQGANVHSLGRIEEPVRVSHTILRIVSLLLLIAVIGGGFIWWQDQTSLRTKDLISLSPEHVEVEGADGTTQIHPLDEPEDQAVAEGQAEGSTALALPQAETSTEAPAEAEPTTPVVAPAAPAPVAPTHNTAPVAPAPVAPAHSTAPVVVPAAPTAPVVSTPPATASVTPTIPAPAAPVAGQGQVQLQFTADCWTQVTDGTGKVLLSGLKRKGETVSLSGKPPFAVRLGFARGAQVSYNGQVVDVAPFTSGETARLKLGQ, encoded by the coding sequence ATGAAAGCGGCGCATCCCGAAGTTGTAGCAGCGAATCGCGTTAACCCCGGTGAGACTTTGCGCCAGGCCCGCGAAAGCAATGGCTGGTCGCTGGCCGAAGTGGCCCTCAAGCTCAACCTCACCGTTAATTCCCTGAGTAATCTGGAAGCCGGCGCATTCGACAAGCTGCCGGGGCATACCTTTGCCCGCGGTTATATTCGCGCCTACGCCAAATTGCTCGGCATGGACCAGACCGTTCTGGTTCAGCAATTCGACCAATCCACCGGTACCGACTCCCAGGGCGCCAACGTCCACAGCCTGGGGCGCATCGAAGAGCCGGTTCGGGTTTCCCACACTATTTTGCGAATCGTCAGCCTGCTGTTGCTGATCGCGGTGATCGGCGGCGGTTTCATCTGGTGGCAGGATCAAACCTCACTGCGCACCAAGGACCTGATCAGCCTGAGCCCGGAGCACGTTGAAGTCGAAGGCGCCGACGGCACCACCCAGATCCACCCGCTGGACGAGCCGGAAGACCAGGCTGTCGCGGAAGGTCAGGCTGAAGGCTCGACCGCACTCGCATTGCCGCAAGCCGAGACTTCGACTGAAGCGCCGGCTGAAGCTGAGCCGACTACGCCTGTGGTCGCTCCGGCCGCACCGGCGCCAGTTGCACCGACACATAACACCGCGCCGGTTGCTCCGGCCCCCGTTGCCCCGGCGCACAGCACCGCGCCAGTTGTCGTGCCTGCGGCCCCGACGGCTCCGGTTGTGTCGACCCCGCCTGCAACCGCCTCGGTAACGCCGACCATTCCTGCTCCGGCTGCTCCGGTTGCTGGCCAAGGCCAGGTTCAACTGCAATTCACCGCTGATTGCTGGACACAAGTCACCGACGGCACTGGCAAAGTGCTGCTCAGTGGTCTCAAGCGCAAAGGCGAAACCGTTTCCCTCAGTGGTAAGCCGCCGTTTGCCGTGCGTCTGGGCTTCGCCCGTGGCGCGCAGGTCAGCTACAACGGTCAGGTGGTTGATGTCGCTCCATTCACCAGTGGCGAGACTGCTCGCCTGAAGTTGGGTCAATAA
- the ispG gene encoding flavodoxin-dependent (E)-4-hydroxy-3-methylbut-2-enyl-diphosphate synthase has product MHGESPIKRRESRKIWVGNVPVGGDAPIAVQSMTNSDTNDVAATVAQINRLEAAGVDIVRVSVPDMDAAEAFGKIKQLVKVPLVADIHFDYKIALRVAELGVDCLRINPGNIGREDRVRAVVDAARDRGIPIRIGVNAGSLEKDLQKKYGEPTPAALVESALRHVEHLERLNFQDFKVSVKASDVFMAVAAYRLLAKEIVQPLHLGITEAGGLRSGTVKSAVGLGMLLAEGIGDTIRISLAADPVEEVKVGYDILKSLHLRSRGINFIACPSCSRQNFDVVKTMNELEGRLEDLLVPLDVAVIGCVVNGPGEAKEAHIGLTGGTPNLIYIDGKPSQKLTNDNLVDELERLIRQKAAEKVEADAAVIARG; this is encoded by the coding sequence ATGCACGGCGAATCTCCAATCAAGCGTCGCGAATCCCGGAAAATCTGGGTCGGTAACGTGCCTGTTGGCGGCGATGCGCCCATCGCTGTGCAGAGCATGACCAACAGCGACACCAATGACGTTGCCGCCACCGTTGCCCAGATCAATCGTCTGGAAGCCGCTGGCGTTGATATCGTGCGGGTTTCCGTGCCGGACATGGACGCCGCCGAAGCCTTCGGCAAGATCAAGCAACTGGTCAAAGTACCGTTGGTGGCCGACATCCACTTCGACTACAAGATCGCTTTGCGCGTAGCCGAACTGGGCGTTGATTGCCTGCGGATCAACCCGGGCAACATCGGTCGTGAAGACCGCGTGCGTGCGGTGGTCGATGCCGCCCGTGATCGCGGGATTCCGATCCGCATCGGCGTCAACGCAGGTTCCCTGGAAAAAGACCTGCAAAAGAAATACGGCGAGCCGACCCCGGCCGCGCTGGTCGAATCCGCCTTGCGTCACGTCGAGCACCTTGAACGCCTGAACTTCCAGGACTTCAAGGTCAGCGTGAAAGCCTCCGACGTGTTCATGGCCGTCGCCGCTTACCGCTTGCTGGCCAAGGAAATTGTCCAGCCGCTGCACTTGGGCATCACCGAAGCCGGTGGTTTGCGTTCAGGCACAGTGAAATCCGCCGTGGGCCTCGGTATGCTGCTCGCCGAAGGGATTGGCGATACTATCCGCATCTCGTTGGCGGCCGACCCGGTCGAGGAAGTGAAAGTCGGCTACGACATTCTCAAATCCCTGCACCTGCGTTCCCGTGGCATCAACTTCATCGCCTGCCCGAGCTGCTCGCGGCAGAACTTCGATGTGGTCAAGACCATGAACGAGCTGGAAGGGCGCCTTGAAGATCTGCTGGTGCCGCTGGATGTCGCGGTCATCGGTTGCGTGGTCAACGGGCCAGGCGAAGCCAAGGAAGCCCATATCGGCTTGACCGGCGGCACGCCAAACCTGATTTACATCGACGGCAAGCCGTCGCAGAAACTGACGAATGACAATCTGGTGGATGAGCTTGAACGCTTGATCCGCCAGAAAGCGGCCGAGAAGGTCGAAGCTGACGCAGCTGTAATCGCTCGCGGCTGA
- the hisS gene encoding histidine--tRNA ligase, which yields MSKSLQAIRGMNDILPEQTPLWRHFEGTVSRLLDNYGYKQIRMPIVEFTELFKRSIGEVTDIVEKEMYTFEDRNGDSLTLRPEGTAACVRAVLEHGITGGGQVQKLWYIGPMFRHERPQKGRYRQFHQIGVEVFNLDGPDIDAELIVLTWRLWGELGIRDAVKLELNSLGTSESRGRYREALVEFLSAHLDKLDEDSQRRLKTNPLRVLDTKNADTQAILVDAPKMADYLDDESRVHFEGLKARLDAAGIPYVINPKLVRGLDYYSKTVFEWVTDKLGAQGTVCAGGRYDGLVEQMGGKPTPGVGFAMGIERLVLLLETLEQIPEEISRQVDVYLCAFGEAAELAALTLSEKVRDQLPNLRLQINAGAGSFKSQFKKADKSGALYALILGDDEMAQQVVGFKPLRGQGEQQSIAWDALAAHLATCVVQG from the coding sequence GTGAGCAAGTCTCTGCAAGCCATTCGTGGCATGAACGACATCCTGCCCGAACAGACTCCCCTGTGGCGTCATTTCGAGGGCACCGTTTCGCGTCTGCTGGATAACTACGGTTACAAGCAGATCCGCATGCCGATCGTCGAGTTCACCGAGCTGTTCAAGCGCTCGATCGGTGAAGTGACCGACATCGTCGAAAAAGAGATGTACACCTTCGAAGACCGTAACGGTGATTCGCTGACCCTGCGCCCTGAAGGCACGGCGGCCTGCGTGCGTGCGGTGCTCGAGCACGGCATCACTGGCGGCGGCCAGGTGCAGAAACTCTGGTACATCGGCCCGATGTTCCGCCACGAACGTCCGCAGAAAGGCCGTTATCGCCAGTTCCACCAGATCGGTGTCGAAGTGTTCAACCTCGACGGTCCGGACATCGACGCCGAGCTGATCGTGCTGACCTGGCGCCTGTGGGGCGAGCTGGGCATCCGTGATGCGGTCAAGCTCGAACTCAACAGCCTGGGCACCAGCGAATCCCGTGGTCGTTATCGCGAAGCGCTGGTCGAGTTCCTGTCCGCTCACCTGGACAAGCTCGACGAAGACAGCCAGCGCCGTCTGAAGACCAACCCGTTGCGCGTTCTGGACACCAAGAACGCCGACACTCAAGCGATCCTGGTCGACGCGCCGAAAATGGCCGACTACCTCGACGACGAATCCCGCGTGCACTTCGAGGGCCTCAAGGCTCGCCTGGACGCCGCCGGTATTCCTTACGTGATCAACCCGAAGCTGGTACGCGGGCTGGATTACTACAGCAAGACGGTTTTCGAGTGGGTCACCGACAAGTTGGGCGCTCAAGGCACCGTGTGTGCCGGCGGCCGCTACGACGGTCTGGTGGAACAGATGGGCGGCAAGCCGACCCCGGGCGTTGGTTTCGCCATGGGCATCGAGCGCCTGGTGCTGCTGCTTGAAACCCTGGAGCAGATCCCGGAAGAGATCTCCCGTCAGGTCGACGTCTATCTCTGCGCATTCGGCGAGGCTGCCGAGCTGGCGGCCCTGACGTTGAGCGAGAAGGTGCGCGATCAGTTGCCCAACCTGCGTCTGCAGATCAATGCCGGCGCCGGCAGCTTCAAAAGTCAATTCAAGAAGGCCGACAAGAGCGGTGCGCTGTACGCGCTGATCCTCGGTGACGACGAAATGGCCCAGCAAGTGGTAGGTTTCAAACCCCTGCGTGGCCAGGGCGAACAACAAAGCATTGCCTGGGATGCGCTTGCTGCACACCTGGCCACCTGCGTCGTGCAGGGTTGA
- a CDS encoding tetratricopeptide repeat protein, translating into MSSTEDEQLADLKDWWTRNGKPLVTGGLLALVIVFGWQAFQKYQSNQSQGASMLYQQLLETTLTPNGKPDAARVSDLAGKLNSEFGGSAYAQYGSLFVAKVAVDSGKLDDAATELKAIVAKPANPALGEIARQRLAQVLAAQNKVDEALKLLEGDADKAFLATREELKGDLLVQLGRTDEAHAAYQKAKAALSDEAAVGGLQIKLDDLAKGDA; encoded by the coding sequence GTGTCGAGTACCGAAGACGAACAGCTGGCGGATTTGAAGGACTGGTGGACACGCAACGGCAAGCCCCTGGTCACTGGCGGCCTGTTGGCGCTGGTCATCGTGTTCGGCTGGCAGGCCTTTCAAAAGTATCAGAGCAATCAGTCGCAAGGCGCCTCGATGCTCTATCAGCAATTGCTCGAAACCACGCTGACGCCCAACGGCAAGCCTGATGCCGCCCGTGTTTCGGACCTGGCCGGCAAGCTCAACAGCGAATTTGGCGGCAGCGCCTACGCGCAATACGGCAGCCTGTTCGTGGCGAAAGTCGCGGTCGACAGCGGCAAGCTGGACGACGCTGCCACCGAGCTGAAAGCCATCGTTGCCAAACCGGCCAACCCGGCACTGGGCGAAATCGCCCGTCAGCGCCTGGCGCAGGTACTGGCCGCGCAGAACAAGGTCGATGAAGCCCTGAAACTGCTCGAAGGCGATGCCGATAAAGCATTCCTCGCCACCCGCGAAGAACTCAAGGGCGACCTGCTGGTGCAGTTGGGTCGCACCGACGAAGCGCACGCTGCGTATCAAAAAGCCAAGGCGGCACTGTCGGATGAAGCGGCAGTCGGTGGCCTACAAATCAAGTTGGACGATCTGGCCAAAGGGGATGCGTGA
- the bamB gene encoding outer membrane protein assembly factor BamB: protein MRDVIRWKHAALLALAVLAAGCSSNSKKELPPAELVDFKEEVVLQKQWSRSIGDGQGETYNMLVPAIDGDTIYAADVTGVVMAMDRSNGDVKWKKDLELPVSGAVGVGYGLLVIGTTKGEIVAMDATNGEEKWRARVSSEVLAPPANNGDVVVVQTQDDRLIGLDASTGNQRWLYDSTPAVLTLRGTSAPIVTNRLAVAGLSTGKVVALDISNGVPVWEQRVAIPQGRSELERVVDIDGGLLLSGGTLYVASYQGRVAALDLESGRQLWQRDASSYAGVAQGFGTVYVSLASGTVEGVDERSTTALWSNDSLARRQLSAPEVFSSYVAVGDMEGYVHLLSQVDGRFVGRERIDSDGLRARPLVVGDTIYLYGNSGKLEALTIK, encoded by the coding sequence ATGCGTGACGTGATCCGTTGGAAACATGCAGCATTGCTGGCTCTGGCCGTTTTGGCCGCGGGTTGCAGCAGCAACAGCAAAAAAGAATTGCCGCCTGCCGAGCTGGTCGACTTCAAAGAAGAAGTGGTCCTGCAAAAGCAGTGGAGTCGTTCGATCGGTGACGGTCAGGGCGAAACCTACAACATGCTGGTTCCGGCGATCGATGGCGATACCATCTATGCCGCCGACGTCACTGGCGTGGTGATGGCGATGGATCGCAGCAATGGCGACGTCAAATGGAAGAAAGACCTCGAACTGCCTGTTTCCGGCGCCGTTGGCGTAGGTTATGGCCTGCTCGTGATCGGTACGACCAAGGGCGAAATCGTTGCGATGGACGCCACCAACGGTGAAGAGAAATGGCGCGCTCGCGTGTCCAGCGAAGTTCTCGCGCCACCGGCCAACAACGGTGACGTGGTGGTCGTTCAGACTCAGGATGATCGTCTGATCGGTCTGGATGCCTCCACCGGCAACCAGCGCTGGTTGTATGACAGCACGCCTGCAGTCCTGACCCTGCGTGGCACCAGTGCGCCGATCGTGACCAACCGCCTCGCGGTGGCTGGCCTGTCGACCGGTAAAGTGGTTGCGCTCGATATCTCCAACGGCGTGCCGGTGTGGGAACAGCGGGTTGCGATCCCACAAGGTCGTTCGGAACTGGAGCGCGTTGTCGATATCGACGGTGGCCTGCTGCTGTCCGGCGGTACCTTGTACGTCGCCAGCTATCAGGGTCGCGTTGCGGCACTGGACCTGGAAAGCGGTCGTCAGCTCTGGCAGCGTGATGCTTCCAGCTATGCCGGCGTTGCGCAGGGCTTCGGCACTGTGTACGTGAGCCTGGCTTCGGGCACCGTTGAAGGCGTTGACGAGCGTTCCACCACAGCTTTGTGGAGCAACGACTCCCTGGCTCGCCGTCAACTGTCGGCTCCAGAAGTGTTCTCCAGCTATGTTGCAGTCGGTGACATGGAAGGCTATGTGCACCTGCTGAGCCAGGTGGACGGTCGTTTTGTCGGCCGCGAACGCATCGACAGCGACGGCCTGCGTGCGCGTCCGCTGGTGGTGGGTGACACGATTTATCTTTATGGCAACAGCGGCAAACTGGAAGCCCTGACCATCAAGTAA